The genomic window GAGAACAGTGACACTGACTCAGCGTGGGGAGATGAGTAGAATGTGGGCGAACAAGGGGCAGAGGGCAAAAGAGAAGGTGGCACTTTGGTGTGCAAGAGTCTGATGGTATTTCCTCTCATGATTGCTATTCAAGGCTTGCTGAAAGACACATCCAAAAGATAGGCactggggaagagggactCAGCGACCTGGCCTCTTGGGCCGGCCGAAGGCTTTCTTTACCTCGACCTTCGGGTGCAGCTCTTCCAACACGGTGGCCTCGCTAAGTTCGTCAACTTCCTCGACTTCGAACCTCTTCACGGGCTTCAAATCAGCCTCTttctcagcagcagccaacacaGCCCGCTTCATCAGCGGATACATCATCCGGAATTTGATGGCTTTCGTGCCTGGAGAGGCCGGGCATGTGTAGAAGAACAGCAGAGGACTGCTCTCTTCTCCGTTGTGGGTATGAATAAACCTGTAAAAGGTGAACCTGGGTTCAGTAGACGAGATTACTTGCAGCAATTCCGAAATCGAAGAGGGGTTCGAGTTTTCGGGGACAAGTTCGACGGACTCGGTCTGGGGGTTAATTTTCTGTGGAATGGGCATCAAAGTCAGCCTGGGAACCTAACAGCCAATGGTACAAACAGAACACACTGACCAGCATAACCAATGATGGCCCGCTCCCGCTTCCCAGTTCCCTCAGCGCATCCAGCGCGTTTTCGGCGATAGGCGTAGCCAGATTTTGACTGAGATGAATCTCGCGAGTGCCCGTGCCTTGACCGGCTTCCTGCTCTGCCTTCCGGACAGCGCCCAgactcctctcctcttccgtcAGAGGAGCCTCGACGGCCGAGTGGGCGTCATGTTTATCGAAGCCAGCCGGGGTGAGCTCGTCGGGTGAGGTCGCGAAAAAGGTTTCCCGAAAATGCTCCGTACCCAGCTCCCGAACCAGAGTGCGCTCCGTCGAGGCGAACAACATCTTTTGGCGAACGGGAGCGGTGTCTGGAACATAGGTAACCCCCACCAGAGCCGGGCTGGAGGGATAGCGGCGAAGGATCACGTAGAGAGCTTCATTGAGTTTTACGTGGGGCTTGAGGAGAGAATTGACATTGTCGGCGAAGGCGGCGCCAGGGGACGAGGTCAGGAGTTGAAGCGGCTGGAGCTTCTCGGACGCGATGGTGACGAGCAGGCCGAAGTGGGATTCGGAGGCGAGAAATTCGCTAAACTGGGAGACCAGCTCCTGTGAAGCTGAGATGCCGGACTGCATTGCGAGCTAATAAAACACCCAACAGAGCggtgggatggtgatgggcagGCAAAGTGTGATGTTTGGAGGTTGGGCTGAGCTTCGAGATCGGGAATCCAGGAGCTGTTGCTACTTGCTAGGTAGCACCACGACAGTGGGGAAGTGGGGGGACCAGGGGCCTGTTCCCCAAAAGCAAGGTTCAGGCTCTGCGGCTTGGCAACGTCTTCAGCCAACAGTCAACATCCAACAAGCAACATCGCAGCACCAAAACATGGCACCTGGCGCCTGTGCAGTACACTATCGTGACTACACTATCTCGAAGTGACAGCAGCATGGCATCCTGAACCCAGGAACGAATCCTCCACGGATCTGATGCCAATGGCTCTGGCCTTCTCCCACCCGCGGCGCATCTGGCCATATCTGCTGATTCTCAGCgtcgccctccccccagtCTGCAGAGATCAATTCCCCGATTGGGGGCACTGCCGTGTCTGCCGTGGTGTCTCTGAGGTCTGCCCTGGTCTAGACCCTTCTGGAAGCAAAGCAGCCGCATGCTGCGAGAGAACATGCAggccccttctccctccttcctcctctccttctttctctttcgaCTTCAGCCATGGAATCTGTGTCTGTTTCTCGTGGTCGAGATAACCACGCTGCCTTGTTTGACACTTGGGGCCTTTGCTGTCTGTTATTTTCGATTCGTGTAGACCAGTGACAATAAAACCATgattcatttttttttcactAGCTCGCCGGGTGCCCATCTGTTTGACTGACCATGGTGACAGGCATCTGTCTAGATATTCAGGAGGCGAAGAACATCTCGAATAGGGACCGACAGCTCAGCACACGATTGACGGGATCTGCTCCGAAGCATTTGCACCCACCATCTTACCCAGCCTCCCGTCTTCATACTGTCTGACCAACCATAGCAGACCGGGAGATACTCCGTAGCGTCGTGAATGGATCAAGCAGCCCTGTCTCTACACTGTACAGTACAATACACACCCGTCCAGTTGGAACCATCTAGGCCCTACACCGGTCTCCtgtccccatccaccccctaGTTCCTGGCCCGTACCGTCTCCCAAGAACCAAGTTGAACGGCACCGTTGAGCGCTGAAGGCGCCTGTCTGTCCCTGACAGCCCGGGCACGTGGAGCCGATACTTCGGATATCCTGGCTCCATCGTTCGTCTCCCGACCTTGAATTTGCACCTCCATCCCGCGCCAGACATTTTGGTCAAGAGGCTTGCCGTCAAAGCCATTTTCATGGCAACGCCGCCGTCCCATCGGCCTTTGAGGGCCCTTCTTCCCGCGGACACGGAGGGAGCCGGGAGTGAGCGCGGAGCCTTGTCTTCGGCTTCGTCCAGTCTCGGACCCCGACCAACATTGGTCGAGCTAGCACCTCGGCGGCGGACCGCAAGAGCCGCATGTATCGAATGTCGCAAGCGGAAAACAAAGGCAAGGAACCGTCGCCATGAAAGAGGGCTGTTTTGGTGCGAGTGCTCGCTAACCTGTGCCTGATGGGTCCCAGTGTACTGCTGAGCGACCTCGTTGTAACGAGTGTACTCGCCGCAACTCTGACTGCGAATATGACGCGGGCGGCGATGAAACTCCCGGAAAGGCTCTGAAGCGACGTTTTGTTGACCTGGAGGACAAGGTGAACATTTACGAGCAGGTCTATGCCATCCTCAGGTCTCGTCCACAGCATGAGGCCAACTCGGTCTTCAAGCGAATCCGAACCGGTGACGACCCGCAGAGCATCCTTCGGCATGTTGAGCACGgcgatcttcttctccagctcagaGTTGTCCCGGAATCCCGATACCGCTACGAATTTCCCTTCATGTCCCCGCTCCCCGCCCGGCTGCAGACCCAGGACAACCCCTATTTAGGATCGCTCATATACGAGTGGGAGGTTGAGCGCCCTAGATCCCCCGTCAGGTCGCCAAAACGAAGAGGCAAGCAGCTGGAAACCGACCGGTCAGCAAGTGAAGAGTCTACCACGCCGGGCCCCGGTCCCTATGTGAAGCCGTTTCATGCCGCCGAAGTGCATGACCCTCTTATCGACTCGGCCGAGCCGTCAAAATGGACCGGCGTCACGACGGATAATACTCTTCTTCGAAGTCTCTTGAGGTCCTATTTCCTACACGAGTACCAGTGGTTCTCGGCATTTCAGAAAGAATACTTTCTCTCCGATATGATTGCAGATCGACGTCAATTTTGCTCCCCCTTGTTGGTCAATGCCGTTCTTGCCCTTGCTTGCGTAAGTTGACCGGAACACGTCCATCATTCGAGGTCATACACACAGTTGACACAGGCATCCGACCGCAGCACAGCTACCGCGAATTAACGGACCGGGCCGAGTTCTGGAACCCTCGAACACTTGGCTATGGCTTCCTGACCGAGGCCAAAAGACATTGGGAGTTGGAGCAGGCGGGAAACCGAGGCAAGCTCACAACGATTCAAgctgccatcatcctcaacattGTGTATAACTTGAATGCCATGGTCAAGCTTGGATGGCAATACACGCTCCAGGCGATTGATATGGCACACAAGATGAAGCTGTTCAAGAAGCCTGAGAACTGGGAAACGTTGAATCCCAGGTTAAGGGCTGGCCGAGATTTCACGGCATGGAGCCTATTTGGCTGGCAAAGGTACGCGGTCTCGATCCAAGTTGTTTTAAAGGGCACTCAGTCAGCGCAGGTGCTGATACATGGTCACTTTAGCCACTGTACCTACACTTTGTTTGAGAAGCCACTCGTAGACGACCCCCCGGAGGTGCCGCTGCCTGCCATCACAGCTGACTCAAGTTGGTATGGCGAGGTGTGGCTCAAGTACCCCCTCGAAAGAATCCTGTATCCGAGCCATTTTGCAGAATTTTACAAGGCCAACACAGAGTTTCGGGTGATATTGAACGACATTTCCAAAACGTTGCACGGGGAGGCAGGGCAGAGTcgatcaccaccagccgAATCCAAGATTGCTGCGCTTTACTGGAGATTGCAAGCATGGTATGCTGCGCTGCCCGAATCACTTTCGCCAAGGACGATTGTGTTTACTGCGCAGATGAAGCTTCAGTAAGAGTCCCTGTGCTCCGATTCGGTCATTTGAGAGATTATGGATAACTAATGTACTTGCCCGTGC from Podospora pseudoanserina strain CBS 124.78 chromosome 7 map unlocalized CBS124.78p_7.2, whole genome shotgun sequence includes these protein-coding regions:
- the TWF1 gene encoding Twinfilin-1 (COG:W; EggNog:ENOG503NXFR) — encoded protein: MQSGISASQELVSQFSEFLASESHFGLLVTIASEKLQPLQLLTSSPGAAFADNVNSLLKPHVKLNEALYVILRRYPSSPALVGVTYVPDTAPVRQKMLFASTERTLVRELGTEHFRETFFATSPDELTPAGFDKHDAHSAVEAPLTEEERSLGAVRKAEQEAGQGTGTREIHLSQNLATPIAENALDALRELGSGSGPSLVMLKINPQTESVELVPENSNPSSISELLQVISSTEPRFTFYRFIHTHNGEESSPLLFFYTCPASPGTKAIKFRMMYPLMKRAVLAAAEKEADLKPVKRFEVEEVDELSEATVLEELHPKVEVKKAFGRPKRPGR
- a CDS encoding uncharacterized protein (EggNog:ENOG503P1E8; COG:K), with protein sequence MGPSVLLSDLVCTRRNSDCEYDAGGDETPGKALKRRFVDLEDKVNIYEQVYAILRSRPQHEANSVFKRIRTGDDPQSILRHVEHGDLLLQLRVVPESRYRYEFPFMSPLPARLQTQDNPYLGSLIYEWEVERPRSPVRSPKRRGKQLETDRSASEESTTPGPGPYVKPFHAAEVHDPLIDSAEPSKWTGVTTDNTLLRSLLRSYFLHEYQWFSAFQKEYFLSDMIADRRQFCSPLLVNAVLALACHSYRELTDRAEFWNPRTLGYGFLTEAKRHWELEQAGNRGKLTTIQAAIILNIVYNLNAMVKLGWQYTLQAIDMAHKMKLFKKPENWETLNPRLRAGRDFTAWSLFGWQSHCTYTLFEKPLVDDPPEVPLPAITADSSWYGEVWLKYPLERILYPSHFAEFYKANTEFRVILNDISKTLHGEAGQSRSPPAESKIAALYWRLQAWYAALPESLSPRTIVFTAQMKLHMHYHHAIVTMLQSLMTGVSDITSSAPAASPASAAFPAPSQNVLAISSLLNSDPPSEPTGPPLPPLQATFSLHRTQYETLLRLYYLRHGFEALDVFIMVSLMTLAFITTKELEDTRLSLAQPPSEEQKAHIDSLRATLVLCTRGLYDQGKSYYLSQTIFRLVRSGMHVDEKELLREYASLPDEEDSADAKMREELAQRLWPHPHPQAQNDGQEDVETEHASGPAAQEQEGWKVLDVLLKKYGEVRMEAPESGDSEDQG